The Leptidea sinapis chromosome 46, ilLepSina1.1, whole genome shotgun sequence sequence TATCTTCTTTTTAAACTCTTCGTTTTGCAGTGTGAGGTATTCCATCGATTTTCCGATACTAAGGTTGGACTCTTGTATATCCTTCAGAGCCGCTGTAACCCGCTTAAGCTCCTGTTCATTTGTATGCGAGCTGCGTGAGATCATTTGACGCATATCATCTCTGAGTTCGTCCAATTGCTTAGTGATTGCGTCATTAAATTCATCTCTAGATCGCTTTAAGCGTGGAAACACATATCTTTGCGGAGTATTAGTAACAATTCCCGTCAGCTGAATATCAGGATCTGACGCGGATTTAGTCATATCCGAATCCATAGTGCTACGGGagtacaaaaatatgttttataatgtgTGCAAATCTTGTGAATAGAAGTATCAGCAGCTACGCCTACGAGGGTGTCAACAAAATGTAAGGAGGCGGGTCACGATCTCACCAATCTTAATGAAGCGAGGCGGGGCTGCGCTCGCGCATTGATTACTGTAACTTACTTGCTTGTAAGTACGCTTCTCGCGACGACGACGTCTTCTTGTCTATGCGCTCCTGGTAACTCGCGTAATTGATTTAAGAATTTTGAACGATATATTcgtttattttaaacacaaatataataaattttaacacgTCTGCACCGTGCAACTGGCGTAATTGATTTAATGATTTTGtacgaaatataatttaaacagaaatgtaataaatgatCTTGTTACACGTCTGCACCGCGCAGTGGTCCGGGGGGAAGAGGGGGGgatatgggcctatagttcttcaaaagcattttatctccctttttgaagaacagcaccactataCTCCTGTGCCACGATTACGGCGTTTTGTCCTCGAGGATGTCGGAATTGAATAGTTTCTGGAGGGTCTTATGTACAGGGGTAacaccagctctcagaagccTTGTggttttaagctgttttagggccatactaatctcgtacaggctggCGTCTGGGTATATATCTTCGGTATAGCGTTGGGTTTATTTGGCCCTTGGGTCTCCTGCCTTGTTGGTAACAACTAACAGGTGCCCGTGCGGTTGTGTATAACTGTCCGTAGGTCTTCTCGAATTCCCTCAAATGTTCGGGATTAGACGAAACGACCCTGCCGTCACCGGCCTTCAGCTTCGTCAGTTGGGTCTGCCcaatagacaaatctcgtgcgaataTTTTTGAGCCTTTGTTACGCTCTATGTGCGCCTTAACACAATCTGTATTGTGGCGGCGTATATCGCGAGTCAATGACTTGGAGATTTGTTAGCAATGAGCTGCTATTTAGCTGCTTATACTGGGAAGCATCATCCGGGGACTGAAGGGTCATTTGGcgtcttacatccatcaatttgaGAGTATAGTCTGATTTTTCCGGTTCATTCTGAACGGTTGGCCTTGAAGAACTTACAACCTGTTATTATACTCGTCCACGTCTACGCAGTCACCGAGGcattcgagttgaaagttttcgggttttggatctggatgggtgcGGGTTGAGACTTCACAATTGGAGACCGCTCCAGTTTCGGGttgatattcaatgtgcctcttactatgcggttatcactcccagttttcactgagttgaTCACGGGAACATTATTGAACATGTTGATCTCATTTTTTGTGGCACCATCGgggctgatccaagtccataagcgttgttctggcttcatCAGGAAGGAGTTCATCATATAGAGATCCTTCTTGTCcatgaagtcagccagcatctAGCTTCAGGCgttccgatttccataaccaaattgcCCCACTCTCAACTCTTCGCCGGTACGTTTACCCAGTTTGCGTTGAAGTCTCCCATGACAACGTTGAAGTGGATTTTCGGAGTCTGAATGGCTGTTGAGATGTTCTCATACATGGCCCCCACTTCCACGTCGGAGTGTGTCGAAGTCGGAACGTAAACCTGTATGACCTTCAACGAATACCGTTCAGTTATTCTGAGTATAAGGTACGCTAGCCTAGTCGACATGCTCTTACGCCAATTACGTTGTTGACGAGAGACTTGTGAACGAGGAACCCGACACCGCCCTGGGACAGTTGGTCCCGGAAATAGAGCATGTGTCCGGaatttaggattatcgagtcctAACCCTGTCTTCGGACATAACCCCAACACATCCCATCGTCGATCCGCTCCGGAGGCTTTTGtcataatcgccacgcttggcaggcgggttggcgatcgcagtaaaaGTAGTGCTCCTAACGAAAGATGCTGCTGTCCATCCTCCAGTGTTTGtgtcccttagtcgcctcttacgacacccactggaagagatggggtggtgctattctggtgcgacaccacacatACACATTATATCACACAATTTATATCAGTAGCGCAAAATTATTCATTGTTAGCCAACCTTATAAGACCATTATTTACATCGTCTTCAGAATGACCACGACACTTCGCTTGAATGGAGGAGCTTCATCATCAGACGTTGTTTCGTTTCGCGCTGTCGCACCAAAAACATCGTCTACGGGTTAACGCGACATTTCTTGGCTACATAGTCAACTACATCACCTACCGCGCGACCGACGTGAATTATATGAAGTGGTGCAGTGTAGCCACGCAGGCAAATGTTGTCGCGACAGAACCCTTTGATGGGCATCTGTTTATTAAAACTGTGATGTACAATCATCTGCGCCCGCCACACACCGCGATAAGACGGATAGCGTGGATGTGACTATTCGCCGTAGCCCGCTAATGAAGCCCGAGCATAAAACAAACAGAAAAGTATCATAAACAAATCATTTAccgttaataataaattagttctttatatatttttttatttattttattttctgcgCCTTTTTTCTTACCAGTAAATTTCATAAAAGAATGAATTTTTAAGGCTTTATAAATGTTATAGAGTAATCAGTAAGGTTCGGGTAATTAAGATCTGTGTCTGAAGCGTAAGCTATGCTAGAATAGACTACAGGTTCGATCTCATTTAACATAGACGTAAAATTAATTAGAGTGACCAATAGCAAACGCCATACTACTATTGACATATCAATCTGTccaataataattgttgttgTCGATTCAACTTTAGTTTATGTCATATTGGTGTAAGAGAGACGCCATTTTGCAAGCGTCATTCGGCGGCGTGTAAAGTTTTGTACTTTTAGcttgaaattcaaataaattaagcCAGAGACACAATTTAAACTCTTATAAAATGTCGTATCAGACGAGTGTAGGGCAAGATTCGCTAGCAGCAGCGCAATTAGAAATAACCGGTAACCCTAACGCTTTGGCGCTTCGTCGCCCTTTCGATCCTGTGGCTCATGACTTGGAGGCGAGTTTTCGTCTAACAAGATTTGCTGACTTAAAAGGAAGAAGTTGTAAAGTACCTCAGGATGTTTTATCCAAACTCGTGGAATCTCTTCAACAAGATTACTCTCAACAGGATGAGTTTATGCATGTGGCGATCCCGCGAATCGGTATCGGCTTAGATTGCTCAGTTACACCACTTAGACACGGAGGCCTTTGTTTGGTTCAAACTACGGACTTCTTTTACCCTCTCGTTGACGACCCATACATGATGGGAAAAATTGCATGTGCCAACGTTTTGAGCGACTTGTACGCCATGGGAGTTACAGAATGCGACAATATGCTAATGCTGTTAGGAGTATCCACTAAAATGACTGAAAAGGAACGAGATGTCGTGATTCCCCTGATTATGAGAGGCTTTAAAGATTCTGCTCTAGAAGCTGGTACTTCTGTGACCGGTGGACAAACAGTCATTAATCCCTGGTGTACCATTGGAGGGGCTGCATCAACAATATGCCAACCTAATGAATACATTGTACCCGATAATGCTGTCATGGGAGATGTCCTTGTTTTAACTAAACCCCTTGGCACTCAAGTTGCAGTTAATGCTCACCAATGGCTTGATCAACCAGAGCGCTGGAATAGAATTAAGTTAGTTGTATCTGAAGAAGATGTGCGTAAGGCATATCACCGTGCTATGGACTCTATGAGTAGACTAAACCGTATTGCTGCTAGACTTATGCACAAATACAATGCTCATGGTTCAACTGATGTTACAGGATTTGGTTTACTTGGTCATGCTCAAAACCTTGCTTCCCATCAAAAGAATGAAGTTTCTTTTGTTATTCATAATTTGCCAGTTATTGCCAAGATGGCAGCAGTTGCTAAAGCATGTGGTAATATGTTCCAACTATTGCAAGGTCATGCACCAGAGACTTCAGGTGGATTACTTATCTGTTTGCCAAGAGAACAGGCTGCAGCATACTGTAAAGATATAGAGAAACAAGAAGGATACCAGGCGTGGATCATTGGTATTGTAGAAAAGGGAAACAGAACTGCTAGAATTATCGACAAACCAAGAGTAATTGAAGTTCCCGCTaaggattaaattaaatatattaacctataaataactataataaatttaatttgatatgaGCTGGatacattcattttaaaataattaaaagcttGTTCAAccataaatacttttttgtatACTTGCTCAGTGTAAGATTAATTGAGAGTTATAACATGTCTGTAAATGCTTTTAGCTAATTTTCCTAGGGTTTGAATGTTACTTTTGTAAGTTACAATTGAAAGAGGATGCTGTttggtaaatttaattttacattctGACATAAGTATAAttagaataaagttattttcaaTCTATGTGGTTGTTTTATTAGGAATCTTAAAAAGTAAAAGATAATCTTTTAGAATCACTTCATTGTCAGTCTTTTTGTTCTTCAAGAACATGTGGACTGTtcaaagttaatttaatttacattggtatatttttataatgttgaaattgtaaaaaatcaAAACCAATCAAAAGATACATCCAATTTAGCCTACCACTTAACATGATAGTCAAAATAGTGTACTTCCTATTACAACATGAAATTTATCTAGTATTAAGATCTCACAccttatttaactaaataaatataatgatatgaCAAATATTGTAGATGTCAAAGAGTACATTGTAttgctaaattaattttagtttagCCAGATTTAAAAGGAAGACAgaaaattctgagcagtacCAAAATAGCTGTCGTTATCTCGAGACAAAGATGTTAAAGTAAACCCAGCAATTTCAATATGTAACAAGATAAAAAGTCTCCAGCATGGTACCattctagctggcatcctgtgctaagaaaCCTCCCTCTACTCTcatcatattatatagattCAAACTTGCCCACCACAAAATGGTATTTCAATTTAAGTGTGTGTTGCTAAAggtagaggctaacagttcgccgTTATTTTTTACGACGCGTGAACATTCcactgtcacagtctatttagaACATTATACAAATGAGCTCTGtgatctagaagtataaattatctaaggctctTATCTCTTAATTAATCAGTTTCCAATACATTACTTATACATCATACTATGACATTTGTTACTGATTACTGAAAATTTGCCAGACAGCACAGGGTTTAGCTGTTAAATATAAAGACCAATTTCTACAGagcttaataattatgttaacaaTGAAACAACTTTTGGTAAagccaaaaaaatatatatttaaaagaaatcagTGTGTGAGAAGACAGCTTCAAATTTTTCATAATACCTAAACGGTAAATCAGGATATATATTatctgataaaaataataattgagtatattatgttactaaGCTCTAAATAAAGAAACGGCTGTTGGTAATGAAAAGTTATTGTAGTGATTAAATTATTGACCATATTTTAGTAGCACAATAAACAGCATTGCACTCATAACAAGTCTTTGTCAAGTCCGTagaatatttattcaacttaTGAAGGCTTCCTTTACAATCTACTATTGCTTATAGTTAAGacggtattattattattattgctaagATTTCTCCGGTGAGCCTCTTGCTccctcttatattaaaaaaaagataactgtggttcaattaataataatattggccTATAAGTGTCTTCTATTAATACTAAGATAATTGGGTTTTAATATTACTCCACAATCCCCATTAAATGGAATGAACAATATGCATATTTACAACAACTATTGCATATGGAAAGCAATAATGAACACATTCTCTGCTATCACAAAGTTATAATTTAGCCACATCAATAATTCTTGCAGTGTTAAaatagtttagtgtaaaaacaCAATGGATGTGAAAGCACTTACATTGTGATCTagttattaaattgttaaattatttactaatgGCACCTTTTCCCAAAAAACATAAAACCAGTGTGTTTCAAGGATTAACATATAATTGTACCTAATTAtgtgatataaaaatatgtttacaaaatggTTGCACATTTTGTGTGTACAAGttaaacacaaaatttgaaaagtttgtttgtttcagtacATCGGTGAGTTGAGTCGAGGTCTCTTGCGCGGAACTCTCTCATCACCATTTTGTTCAGTGTTGCATTGATCTCTCTTCCTTATTGATGCATTGTTGTTCTGTAAcatacataaatcaaatcaaaatcactttattcatgtaggtcacggaaatgacacttatactACCGCTACTTCtaaaagggttgagctaatgagaagaagtagcaagaaactcatagccactcttttatatcaagatttacatttccatcgatttacaaataatttcaattacaatataatatgtaaaaaggatgcaacaaaaatattattagagaACTAAgtcacttttaaaatattgttgtgTGGCATTGCTCCCACCAGCTGCCCAGGTGGCTAGATTGGGGAAAGCCAACCAGACATGGGAGGTACAGGGAAAACCAAATACCTGTCGTGAACCAAAACCAGCATGCTTTTAAGGGTGTTCACTCTATgacatattaaaatttgaaatattttgatttaaaatcactaattgaacttcaaaaactaccatccattcgaaataatatgcctcagacctgagaagaacacaACCCTAATAGCCATACCACCCAAACAGAAAGGACAACTGTTGATCAGCCGACTTTTAGATGGCGGAATTTGTATCGCGCACCATGGAGAATCCATACAAGAACACTGTTCCTCATTACAGAGATCAATATTACAAGGAATCTACGACCATAACCAACCTGCTCTACAGCAGGGAGACTTCCATAAAAGATAGAGATTGGCCAATAAGAGTCATCTGGTAAGGGGCCAACCCTTCTAGCCTAGTCTAGGGCCAAAAACCTAGCAAACTAGAGTCAACAAATACAAAGGCTAAGTTTAACTCTCCACATGCACTCAGAGGCAATTACATCTTTTAAGATGTAATTGCTTGCACTGTGGTGTGTACACTGTGTGACTGTATAATTGAAATTGTACAAAGTGAAAGAGTAAAAGTACAATCAAAATCAACAATACATACTCTCCCATTTAAATAAGGAATACTTCTTTACACACCTAACAGAATTGAAGCTTATGAGTTGTACTAAAGCACATGCATCCATCTACAGACACTGCTCTGAAAGGATACCCTTGAAGATCGATATCATAGAGCTACAAACATCTGGAACAAATGAGACAGAAAAACAACATCTACATATTATACTCTATGTCAACTTACACCTAAACTCTAACAACAAAGACAAATATAATGTGCAGATGCTCCTTCTAATGCCTCAAAGACCAAAACAGGAGATACCTCAAAGTTCTAGTTGTCTATATAGACAACTAGTCCATATGAACATGCCCACAAATTCTGCCAAACAAGTCTTAGATGTCTAAAATGTGTGGTCGCACACCATACCACGGATTgtctgcaaaaaaaaaacattccagTGAAGTCAAATGTATTCTCTGTAAAGGGAACCACTTGGCTTACTACAAGGACATAGTCCATATACCCAGTGAAATACCTAATATTATCATTGCCTGAGAACCACCAGGACATACATTATACATGACAAAAACACTCCCTGTACTGGCTTATTGGATGAAAGTAACAACTTTTAATCAAatatgaaataacaaaaattgctaAGTCACACAAAACTAGAACAGACAAACACCTTACTATACCAGCACAAGCCTAAATGAATAAAAGACCAGTAACAAACTGTAAGTAAACTGAAATGCATACAAATATCTCCTAACAAGAGGCTTAATGATGAAAACTGGGTCTGGCATAGACCATGATAATACTAATGACTCACATACATTGTTGAGAGGTGGGTCTGGTAGATTATTAAATTAACCATTAATCATAACCATTAAATGTTAGGAGTAAAGCTAGTAGGCTTACATTTAATGTAACTTTTGATTATAAATAGTTAGGTACTCCTTGCAAGAAGGGATCTTAATCAAGTTTATTATATGTTTAAGATATTGTGATTTAATAATCAGGTATAAAGTTAActcttaacataatattatagttctactcttagataatttatatgtctagatagtctcCTGCTGTTATACAagtagacaaccgataaaaatagaccaggaatattagtttggtgtgcgtgacaagctatatcttacactcgcgatttgtatgacactttatgttagtgtgtgtgcattgctcaaaatagaggttagtccTAAACTCAATTATTgttgatgttttcacagctgtcatagtctatctagacatataactAATCTAAGGTTATATCAATAAAAGTATtcattatcattaattattgcTCTGTACTTAAAATTACCTTTTTCTCCCACTGTTGATGTAGAAATCTTAGCAGAATGTTTGTCTTCTCCGTTACAATTACTGAAATAAGAAGCCTCAATGAATCTTTTGCAAAACTAACAACGATATTATATTACAACGAGATCAAATGTTAGAAGTCATTACTCAACTTTGTTCAGAAGGGATATCTTTCGTAGGTAGGTAGATTGATGGTCTCTTCGAACAGTTTCGGATACCATTGTCAGTATTGAATAAACTGAAATTCTGCTCGTCGTAGGACGGCAAGTCTTTCAAGAATTCTATCACCGACTGTAAGAAAATAATAAGGCATGAAGCATGTTGCTGAACTATCagcttaaattttaatgttaataatgtgATATTCACCATTgtgttacgatttttatatattctttaatcgTGTGATATTCGTTTGTACAAtcggtattatattattgtgaaataagttgctcatataaaaaaataaaatagttaatcACATCACATTCCAATACGCAACAACCCAAAATCCAGATGATGAAAGATAACATTTGAGAATGACAATTGACAGTGAacaacttgatttttttttgggttttatgGCTTGGACAACAACAGTGAACGACTGATAGGTGACACcagagaatatatatattttattctatcttCTTATATGCAGaatactaggatgccgcagtcgctcgtcgtaccgtatatttgagcgaagcgaggtaaactaagtcatttttgttcgatcatttttttttcaccgACTACCaataaagcttattttaatttttctgctTAAAATATAGCCAATGTCAGCAAAATTATGTAGCTTTCTATTggtcaataatttttaaaataggtTTAGTGGATCCAGAGCCTACGACCTCACAAAAACACAAACTTAACCTCTTTATAATACTGTATAGATTTATAAAAACATGCTCCTATAAGAGTACAAAGTTGTGTCAAAACTTCAAAAGAAACCGAAGCGAACTTAAGAGGATTTGtgttttttataaagaaaaaatattatttataaaatgtgttaaaatcgcaaatatataataattaattaatgaactaATTGATTGATATTGCTTTTTTATCTACACTGAACaatagtttattaatattaagcttTCTTGGTAAATATAGTAAAAGAAGACGATTTCAATCGTTTttcgatatattaaataatttaacactaCAAGAAACGCTCACTTTAGGTTTATGGGAcagacatttaattattttttagagaataaattaaattgaagtttTAGTATAATgtgcctttttattatattttgtaatcttTTATTGTCTTTGATATCCATCAAATTACTATATACTTTCTCTGTGATGAAAAAATTGGCGGCAAAATATTGTTAAGTTCATCACGTAACGgacataaatttgaaaattcgACTTACATTTTTGTaccaattaaataaaactaatattcgAGTAGTAAATAACCGTAAAAATGTATAGTTTAGTCAACTCCGATTTTAATCGGACTTATAATCCCAGTGGCAAGCAAAATGCCCTAAGTGATATTAAAAGATTGCTAACTTCGCGTGATACTACTGCCCAAGCAAAAGCTTGTGGATATTTGATAGAAGTTATTAGTAGATATGATAATAACTTAGAAGAAAAGGAACGCCTAGTAGAATACTTACTTGACAATGACATAgttgtatttttatgtgaagTAACATCTaatttggattttaatttatttacgtaaGAGGTTTTCTGTAATATTTCATTAATCATTAGGTATTAGTGAATCGTCCTCAGGGGTATGTTATATGATGGTAATATGATAGCGTTTGTTAGCTGTTAAGAATATCAGAATAcgcaataaatatttacattttttggtggaaaaggaggacatgAGAGCGTACGCACACtctaggaatcacaggagcgttgccggcctatagggaaggtgtacgcgcttttttgtcgtaccgtaaacaccgcacaaggaagctcattccacagctttgtagtacgcagaagaagctccttgaaaaccgcactgtggaggacacatccagatggtggggatgatatcctaatttatggcgtgtcgtgcggaggtggaattcggcggcaggaatcaggcgaaacagctcttcaggacactccccgtgataaatgcggtagaagacacacaatgaagcgacgtctctacgcaacgccaagtgtctatccagccgttcacagagcactgggttcccgacaattcgagctgctcacttacatatttaatataatccTTTGAATTAAATGTATACCTTGTTTGACATGATTTCTGCCGTCGaatctaattatttaatgataagGCTGCTTGGCAGTGAATTGGATTggtcataataattttgttttctgtgTCTGTTATTACTtcttataacaattattttttttattattaattgtaatataatatattaatttcaaaaattgttcaaaatttATTGTGAGTGGAGGAGATTATTTAGTAAGCGAAAATATCACACATCTGTAAGGTTTTTTTAGATGAATTTCCGGGGCAGGGCTTGTCATACTCGCTTAAATtgcactgcttgtggcggcgtcgTTGGGTGGGTCGTTACCTTCCCTATATATTATAGTGCGAAGGAAGCGGAGGCTTTTCCATGCgttatgctcgtgaacgggcatttctcgcataatacctttaattattttcaGCATATGTGAATTGGTGTATCTACTGCACTCGTTACTCTTTTgactaatttttttatgattaatcaCTTCTTTATCTTTTTTAACGTCCACAAGTACTACTTAAGTCAAAACGTGGGAGTAATTTTGGTGCATGACTTTACAtactttgtataaaatataaagtaaaatgctgaaactgtaaatatagattaaagagagtggcaatgagtttcttgccacttcttctcagtaAAACTCAACCTTTTCGAAGTGATGGtaagccagtgggaggctcctttgtacaggatgccggctagattatgggtaccactactgcgcttatttctgccgtgaagcagtaatgtgtaagcattgctgtgtttcggtctgaagggcgccgtagctagtgtaattactgggcaaatgacacttaatatcttatgtctcaagatgacgagcgcagttgtagtgccgctcagaatttttggggtttttcaagaatcctgagcagtactgcattgttatgggcaggtcgtatcaattaccaccagctgaacgtcctgcttgtctcgtcccttactttcataaaaaaaatcgttgaCATTCATATCATTTTgatctaattgaataaatgatttttctttctttctttagaATTTAACAT is a genomic window containing:
- the LOC126977975 gene encoding inactive selenide, water dikinase-like protein; protein product: MSYQTSVGQDSLAAAQLEITGNPNALALRRPFDPVAHDLEASFRLTRFADLKGRSCKVPQDVLSKLVESLQQDYSQQDEFMHVAIPRIGIGLDCSVTPLRHGGLCLVQTTDFFYPLVDDPYMMGKIACANVLSDLYAMGVTECDNMLMLLGVSTKMTEKERDVVIPLIMRGFKDSALEAGTSVTGGQTVINPWCTIGGAASTICQPNEYIVPDNAVMGDVLVLTKPLGTQVAVNAHQWLDQPERWNRIKLVVSEEDVRKAYHRAMDSMSRLNRIAARLMHKYNAHGSTDVTGFGLLGHAQNLASHQKNEVSFVIHNLPVIAKMAAVAKACGNMFQLLQGHAPETSGGLLICLPREQAAAYCKDIEKQEGYQAWIIGIVEKGNRTARIIDKPRVIEVPAKD
- the LOC126978025 gene encoding DET1- and DDB1-associated protein 1, with translation MSVIEFLKDLPSYDEQNFSLFNTDNGIRNCSKRPSIYLPTKDIPSEQIIVTEKTNILLRFLHQQWEKKNNNASIRKRDQCNTEQNGDERVPRKRPRLNSPMY